A stretch of DNA from Campylobacter gracilis:
TCACGGCAACGCGCTCGTTAGCGTCCAGTGCGAAATTTACGCCGTCTAAAACGACATGAGAGCCGAATTTTTTCGTAACATCGATAAGCTCGATCAAAGCCAATTTTAAGTTCCTCTAGTGTTAAATTCGGTGATTTTACACAAAATTCTATTAAATTTTAATAACTTTTAAAGGTTTAGCGATGCAAAGTTTGGAATTTAACGGCCTGCGCATAGAAATTTTCGCCCCGCATGCGCCGTCTTTTGCGTCAGCTACGCGTGCGCAGCCTCTCAAATCCACGCCGGATATCCTGCTCGACGCCTCTGCATCCGCGCAATTTGTATCATCTGAGCTTCTACCGTCTCACACATCCGCACGGGATGATCCACCCGCCGTTTCGTTCGGTCTGTCCGCGCAAGCTACTTCACCTGAGCCTCCCGCGTCTGCAGTACCGAATACACCGCTCGTTACGCCCATCGCGCCCGCTTCGCCCTCCTCTCTAGCCGCGCCTAAGGCACAAGCCATTCAATCCGCTGCGTCGTCCGTGCTAGATATTAGACCAGAATTTACGGCGACTACCGACTCGATTTCGTCCGCGTCATCGATGCTGAATACAGTGTTCGCAACGTCCGCACGGGCCGCCGTGCCTGCGCCGCCCTCTGCCGAAGAGGCTACGTCCGTGCCGATCATCTACCTGCACGTCTTGGACTTTGGCGCGACCGGCACGGGCGAAATTTACGAGTTCGTCTCGCGACAAAGCGACGTGGATTTCGTGCTCACAGCGGTCTATCTAAACGAGGCGCAGTGGGGCGATAAGCTTAGCCCGTGGGCGGCAAAATCACCGTTTAAGGGGGTGTGCGATTTCGCAGGCGGCGGCGCGGAGCACTTAGAAAAATTTACGGACGAGCTGATCCCGCGTATCGAGCGGCAGGTATTCGGCGCAGGAAAGCCTGCGTGGCGAGCGTGCGCGGGATACTCGCTGGCGGGGCTTTTTAGCGCGTATGCGGCGTTTGCGAGTGATAAATTTCAAAAGATCGCCTGCGTCTCGGCATCGTTTTGGTTCAGCGGCTTTGATGCCTTCGTCGCCGCGCACTCGCCGCAAAGGGGGCTGGCGCACGTCTACGCGTCCTTAGGCGAGGCCGAGATGAACCGGAAAAATCCGCGCGGAGCACTCTGCGGCGAGACGGCGCTAAATTTCATCGCAAAATGCCGCGGCGCTGGCGCAAAAGCGGAGTTTGAGCAAAATCCGGGCGGGCATATGCAAGATGAGATCGCAAGAATTTCAAAGGCGATTTTAAGCCTCGTAAATTCCTAAAATTCGGGGGAAATTTAAAATTTCGCGGGGCGACTGTCAAGCGACAGTCGCGACAAAACAAGCGCTGCGAGAGATTGAAACAAATGAGCCGAAAGCGGCACGAAGCGTAAATTTAAAGCAAGCCGCCGCTAGAATTTCTCGCGCAACGGTTTCTCGCGCGATGCAATGAAATTTAAAACAAACCCGCATTAAAATTTTATAGCGCAAGCAGTGCAAAAAGAATGGTGTATCGCGATGCAGCGCGAATAGGACAACACGTAGTTGGTATTTTATCGGCTTTGATAAGTGAGATATCGTTTGAGCGTAAATCATACGATGCGGTATCAATGCGGCATAGGCGGCGCAGTGTATGCGGATTTCAGGCGGGATGTCGCTAAATTTTTGCAGGTTGCGCTAGCGGTTTGAAACTTAAAACGAGCCGTCGTTGTAAAATTTAAAGCAAATCGTGTCGCGGCTAGGATTTAGCGTGCCTGCAAGCTAAATTTAAACAGCAGCGCGCCGCGTATGATCTCGCCGTTTCATTTAGTGTAACTGCTAGCTAAATTAAATCACTGAAATTTCAAGATTTGCGCTGCGCCAAAGAGTGCTTTGATACTACGATACGTGCTGCTCGGTTTAAATTTTAATTTAGCGTCGGGCGGGCGGTTAAACGGCAGGCGCGATAAAAGGGGTGCTGCGAAATATTTTCAACAACCCTAAAATATTCGCAATAACAGCAAAAAATTCTCGCAAAATCTCCGTAATAAGGGTAAAAATTCCTACAAGAATTCCCGCTAAAATTTCATACGAAGCCGCTGTAAAATTTATTTGCGTTTGATGCCGTAGCCGTAACGGTCCACGCATATAAAGCCCGTAGTAGCGCCTCCGTCGCGCGCCATCACCACGCCGTCTACGGCAAATCTATCATCGCAGCCGATCTCGTAGTCTTTTTTCACCGCCTCGTCCGCTGGGTCACCAAAAATCTCGTAAAATTCCGAGACAAACCCGTCTTTGTAATAAATAGCGGTTTTGCCCTCGCCCTCCCAGATGCTTACACCCACGGCATTTGCGCTTTTTGCTTTGGCTTTGAGTTCATTAAAAGTCCCAAAATCCAAGCCTATGATTTTTAAAACAGCGCGCTCGTTCGTCTTTTCGTCTATACTATAAAAACTCGCACTTTGGTTTTTGTTTTTATTCACGGCTCTCATGCTTGAGACCTCGTCGCCATTAAAACGGATGTCAAAAGAAACTCCCTCGGGCTTTATCTCGCGCGCAAAATCGCGCAGGGCTAAAATTTGAACGCGGTTCCGTTCGTAATTTTCCGCTAAACCGGACTCCGCAAAGAATAATTTGTAAATTAAAAATCCCGCAGCTGGCACAAGCGCAATGCCTACGAGAAGCTTAAATAACCTAAAAATTTCCGAGAAAAAATATTTTATAAAATTCACGCCCGCTTCCTAAATTTCATCGAATTTCGCCGTCTACGCAAAGGGCAGAATTTTTTTGTAGTTACTCCACAGATCGCTCTGCTCGCCGAAATACGCAAGCAGTCCGCGCGCGTTGCGATCGAAAGGGTTGGGCTCTTTATGCAGCGCGATACGCTGCGACAGGCGCAGATCGTAGGTGTTGTATATCGCAGAATACGGCACCGGAAAGTCCGAAGCGTAAAGCAGGCGCGAGTGCACGTCCGTTTGGCTCGCCAGATGCGGCAGAGCCTTGGCGCGCACCGGCGTCATCAGCGCGGAAACGTCGGCGTAGAGGTTTTTGTGCGTGCGCAGAAGCGCCAGAAGCGCGAAATAATCGTGTCCGAAATTTCGCGGGCGGCGCGAGAGCGCACGAAAAATATGCGAATACTCGTAGTTAATCGCCATGTGTGCGCACACCGTCGTAACGCCCAGCTCAAGCGGCGCATAAATCATCTCCAGCGCCTCGCAGCGGCGAGTGCTCGGCACCGAGCTTTCGTTGCCGACGTGGATCACCAGTGGCAAGCCTAGCTTGGCGAGCTTTTCAAAATACGGCACGTAGCGAGGTAGCCTCGTATCCAGATCCCAATAGTTTTGTAAAAATTTCGCCCCCTTAAATCCTAGCTCGAAGCAGCGATCGATCTCATCTAGCGCGTCCGCTCGCTTTGGATTGATGCTAAAAAACGGCACGATGAGATCAGGGTTTTTTTGATAAATTTCAAACACGCTGTCGTTGTCCGCGCAGACAGTCTTATCGCGATGGATTAGCTCGCCCGCGTCGCTAAATTTAGCATCCACGCCGAAAAGCACCGCCTTTTTAACGTATTTCGAAGCTCTAAGCCCGCCTAGAAGAGCGTCCACATAGGCTTCATAGGGCTCTTTGATCGCGCGCGATACGTCTATGCCGAAGCGCCTGCCGAAAAGGCGCAGCGCGAGCCTGTCGTAAGGGCGATCGAAGCGCACCTCCTTGCTTAGCAGATGGACGTGAAAATCAAGCGTTTGCATCGGGGATCCTTGGGAAAATTTTGCCGAGTTTATATCAAATTGCGGTAAATGGTTAGAATTTTAAATTTGGGTTTAAATTTACGCACCGCGCCTTGCCTCGCCTTTAAATTTTAAAATTTAAACCTCGCCGCAAGAGCCGCTAATTGATATTTAATGCCGTTTTAAAGCTACGGCGATATACTTGCGATTTGAAAAGCTATTTCAATTAAGGAGCGAAGATGGAGTTTGAAATTTTAGAAAATTCCGCCGATTTTAAGCCTAGCGATCTGAATGAGATAATGGTATCGATCGGCTGGGATACGGAGCAAAACGCAGCCTCCGTGCCGCCGCACGAGACATACAGAGTGTGGCGCACCTATGATTACGTGGCGATCGCCAAAACGCAGGGCAAGACCGTGGGGGTGCTGGAGGCGTTTTGCGACCGCGACAACTTCGCTACGAGCTATCTTTACTGCGTGATAGTTCATAAGGATTATCAAAGGCGCGGTATCGGCACGGCGCTCGTGAATGCCTTTAATAAACGCTTTGCGCACACTACCACCTTTGTCGTTACCCCTCTGCACAAGGCTGAGGGCGCCGGAGAATTCCTACAAAAGTGCGGCTTTAAGGACGCGTCGGAGCACTTCACGGTTCATATGAGGAAGCGAAATTCGATCTAGCGGAAAGTGAAATTTACTCCAACCGGCATAAATTTAATAAAATTTCACGCGACTTTTAAATTTTAAATCGCGTGGAATTCTGCGCCGTCTTTTTACCCCTTTACTACAGATCGCTGCGCGAGATATGCGGCTACGTATGCTCTCGCTCCTCCGCGATAAATCGCCGCATATTTGCGCACGGCGCCGTAAATTCTAATTTTACGCATGTCGCGCGGCGCGCTAAAGAAACTCCGCTCGCCCCCTGCGCAAAAGCAAACCTAAAAGAATTTTCGGCTACAATTTCCCGCAAATAAAGGCAAAATATGAAAGAAATCTCGCTACTAAGGCTCTCGCTCGCAATCTACATCGATATGTTTTTGCGCCTAGTGACCACGTTTATCAACACCTACATGATCTCACGCGTGGACGTCTCGCTAGTAGGCGCGCTGGGGGCGGGCAACGAGATATTTTTGCTCTTCATCACCGTTTTTGG
This window harbors:
- a CDS encoding alpha/beta hydrolase-fold protein gives rise to the protein MPIIYLHVLDFGATGTGEIYEFVSRQSDVDFVLTAVYLNEAQWGDKLSPWAAKSPFKGVCDFAGGGAEHLEKFTDELIPRIERQVFGAGKPAWRACAGYSLAGLFSAYAAFASDKFQKIACVSASFWFSGFDAFVAAHSPQRGLAHVYASLGEAEMNRKNPRGALCGETALNFIAKCRGAGAKAEFEQNPGGHMQDEIARISKAILSLVNS
- a CDS encoding amidohydrolase family protein; the encoded protein is MQTLDFHVHLLSKEVRFDRPYDRLALRLFGRRFGIDVSRAIKEPYEAYVDALLGGLRASKYVKKAVLFGVDAKFSDAGELIHRDKTVCADNDSVFEIYQKNPDLIVPFFSINPKRADALDEIDRCFELGFKGAKFLQNYWDLDTRLPRYVPYFEKLAKLGLPLVIHVGNESSVPSTRRCEALEMIYAPLELGVTTVCAHMAINYEYSHIFRALSRRPRNFGHDYFALLALLRTHKNLYADVSALMTPVRAKALPHLASQTDVHSRLLYASDFPVPYSAIYNTYDLRLSQRIALHKEPNPFDRNARGLLAYFGEQSDLWSNYKKILPFA
- a CDS encoding GNAT family N-acetyltransferase: MEFEILENSADFKPSDLNEIMVSIGWDTEQNAASVPPHETYRVWRTYDYVAIAKTQGKTVGVLEAFCDRDNFATSYLYCVIVHKDYQRRGIGTALVNAFNKRFAHTTTFVVTPLHKAEGAGEFLQKCGFKDASEHFTVHMRKRNSI